A window of Archocentrus centrarchus isolate MPI-CPG fArcCen1 unplaced genomic scaffold, fArcCen1 scaffold_91_ctg1, whole genome shotgun sequence contains these coding sequences:
- the LOC115777988 gene encoding coxsackievirus and adenovirus receptor homolog has protein sequence MTTEMMLLCFFAELLILFEAFADEEHHPVMLGGDATLQCQAPRGAVITVLEWSKTDLSSDDYVFFYRNDRSYEKYQHPSFRGRVELLEPSMKDGDVSVVLKNVTVNDAGTYRCRIIMSSTGNSDRVFSEDRLLRVTEPDHREEVGEAVGRLGKAIQKPGSGNAGGGQSVAAAVGVGAVCVLFIVALNLAVFKKDARPRSQMSLRQLMSSRK, from the exons ATGACCACAGAGATGATGTTACTCTGTTTCTTTGCAGAGCTTTTGATCCTTTTTGAGGCCTTTGCAGACGAAG AGCATCATCCTGTGATGCTTGGAGGTGATGCCACTCTTCAGTGTCAGGCTCCCAGAGGTGCAGTCATCACTGTGCTGGAGTGGAGCAAAACTGACCTGAGTTCAGATGATTACGTCTTCTTCTACCGTAACGACCGCTCGTACGAGAAGTACCAGCATCCGTCTTTCAGAGGCCGAGTCGAGCTGTTAGAGCCCTCCATGAAGGACGGAGATGTTTCCGTCGTTCTGAAGAACGTCACCGTCAACGATGCTGGAACGTACAGGTGTCGGATTATAATGAGCAGCACAGGAAACAGTGACAGAGTCTTCAGTGAGGACAGGCTCCTCAGAGTCACAGAGCCAG ATCACAGGGAAGAAGTCGGTGAGGCTGTCGGACGTCTTGGAAAAGCAATTCAGAAACCAGGAAGTGGGAATGCAGGAGGCGGACagagtgttgctgctgctgttggagtcggagctgtttgtgtgctttttatTGTTGCTCTTAATTTAGCGGTCTTTAAAAAAGACGCACGTCCTCGAAGCCAAATGAGCCTGAGGCAGCTgatgagcagcagaaaatga